The Alphaproteobacteria bacterium genome contains a region encoding:
- a CDS encoding ABC transporter permease → MSAAVQTFSPRRVAAMVLRYWYLLRSSFARLIELIYWPTVQMLMWGFLQTYLAGQTSLYARASGVLIGAVMLWDVLFRGQLGFSISFLEEMWSRNLGNLMISPLRPAEFVAALMVMSIIRLAIGMVPVTLLAVWFFGFNLWALGIALVAFFANLMFTGWAVGIFVSGLVLRNGLGAETFAWSIMFLFLPLTCVYYPVSVLPAWLQTIAWSLPPTYVFEGMRALLIDHIFRADLMIQALALNAVMFSLAVFAFLALLASARRNGTLMQTGE, encoded by the coding sequence ATGAGCGCGGCGGTGCAGACATTCTCGCCGCGCCGCGTTGCCGCGATGGTGCTGCGCTATTGGTATCTGTTGCGCTCGTCCTTCGCGCGGCTGATCGAGCTGATCTACTGGCCGACCGTGCAGATGCTGATGTGGGGCTTCCTGCAGACCTATCTCGCCGGACAGACCAGCCTCTATGCGCGCGCGAGCGGCGTGCTGATCGGCGCCGTGATGCTGTGGGACGTCCTGTTCCGCGGGCAGCTCGGCTTCTCGATCTCGTTTCTGGAAGAGATGTGGTCGCGCAACCTCGGCAACCTGATGATCTCACCGCTGCGCCCGGCCGAGTTCGTCGCCGCCCTGATGGTGATGAGCATCATCCGGCTGGCCATCGGCATGGTGCCGGTGACGCTGCTGGCGGTCTGGTTCTTCGGCTTCAATCTCTGGGCGCTCGGGATCGCACTGGTCGCCTTCTTTGCCAACCTGATGTTCACCGGCTGGGCGGTCGGGATCTTCGTCTCGGGGCTGGTATTACGGAACGGGCTCGGCGCCGAGACGTTTGCCTGGAGCATTATGTTCCTGTTCCTGCCGCTCACCTGCGTCTACTACCCGGTCTCCGTCCTGCCCGCCTGGCTGCAAACCATCGCCTGGTCGCTCCCGCCGACTTACGTGTTCGAGGGGATGCGCGCGCTCCTGATCGACCATATTTTCCGCGCAGACCTTATGATTCAAGCACTTGCGCTCAACGCCGTGATGTTTTCGCTGGCCGTCTTCGCCTTCCTCGCCCTGCTCGCCTCCGCGCGCCGTAACGGCACGTTGATGCAAACGGGCGAATAA